AACCCAATGACCGGACGTATCCGCCGGTGCACCCGTGACGGCACGTACACACTTGCCCCCGCCTGTCCTGCCTGCGGCGGTCCCACGGGCAGTGCGCATCCGGCACGCTTTTCTCCGCAGGATCGGTATCGGGACTACCGTCGGAGGATGAAACAATGGAACCAATATGCGTAAATTTTTTACAA
The Methanoculleus sp. SDB genome window above contains:
- a CDS encoding ribosome biogenesis protein encodes the protein MTGRIRRCTRDGTYTLAPACPACGGPTGSAHPARFSPQDRYRDYRRRMKQWNQYA